From the Phalacrocorax carbo chromosome Z, bPhaCar2.1, whole genome shotgun sequence genome, the window ctgcgcatggaagcaaagcaaaacaaggaattcattcactccttcccatgggcaggcaggtgctcagccgtctccattaaagcagggctccatcacgtgtaacggttacttgggaagacaaatgccatcactccgaatgtccccccttccttccttcttcccccagctttatatactgagcatgacatcatatggtgtggaatatccctttggtcagctggggtcagctgtcccggctgtgccccctcccacctccttgtgcacccggcagagcacgggcagctgaaaaagtccttgaccagtgtaagcactacttagcaacaactaaaacatctctgcattatcaccactgtttccagcaaaactccaaaacatagtctcatactagctactacgaagaaatttaactctatcccagctgaaaccaggacacgcTGTAAGATCTGTGGGCTCAGGAGTACAGGCTATCTGTCCTACTTTGGGAGAAGCATGAAGCCCAAGGCAGGGACAAATCACAATCCAGTAGGGCTAGCCTGGTCCTTCCCACCCCACAAAATCCCTTCCTGTGGCTCCATCTTCCTGATGCTGATCCAGGTGCCACACCCCTGCCATCTCCAGAGAGGCTCCCTCAACAGCCTGTCTGGCTTCGCCATGGCACCCCAGGTTGTAAAGGCTCAACTTAGATATACTGGATGTGGTTCCAGCAGGAAGTGATGCACCATGAAGACTGgttctgcctttgctgctcaAGGGTGAGGGGCCTCAGAGCCAGGACTGACCCcatggctttgttttgtgtctTACCAATAAAGACTCTGTGCTGGCCATGGTGATGGTGACCTCTGATCTTCACTCTTCTTCCAGGTTTGACCTGGAACAGGGGCTGCAAAGCATCTGAGAGCACACAGGTCCCACAGCTCTGGCCACAGAATGGGCACAGGACACACTCCTGCCCAAGATGTGTGTTGAGGGACATCACCCTTCACTGATTCCCACCACACACCCCATCCAAACTCATGTGAGAGCTGCCCTGCACAGTTGGGGTTCGGAAAGGCTGTCAGGCACCACTCAGGGACATGGGGTCACAGCATCCTTGCTCGTGGCGTCCCCTCAACAAGGTGCAGGTAGCTCCCTGCATAGGGGTGTAGAATCATAcaatggtttaggttggaagtgACGTGTAgaggtcatcgagtccaacccccctgcagtgaacagagacatcttcaactagatcaggttgctcagagccccatccaacctgaccttgaatgtttctagggatggggcattgactacctctctgggcaacctgtgccagtgtttcaccaccttcatggtaaaattttctttccttatatccagtctaaatctaccctctttagtttaaaaccattaccccttgtcctgtcacaccaagccttgctaaagagattgttcCCATCCTTcttatagtccccctttaagtattgaaaggccacaataaggtctgcctgcagccttctcttctccaggctgaacaaccccaactccctcagcatgtacttgtaggagaggtgctccagcccttggatcataTTTGTGGCCTCCTCtagacccactccaacagggctatgtctctcctgtgctgagggctccagagctggatgcagcactgcggggcaggggggttcaccagagcagagtagaggggcgGAATCGCTTCCCgtgacctgctggccacgcttcttttgacACAGCCAAGGATATGGTAGGCTCTCTGGGCTGgaagtgcacattgttggctcatgtccagcttttcatccaccagtacccccaagtccttcttggcagAGCTCCTCccagtcccttcatcccccagcctgtattggtACCAGAGGTTGCCTCAACCCAgttgcaggaccttgcacttggccttgttgaacctcatgagttTCTtacaggcccacctctccagcttgtctaggtctccctggatgacatcccatccttctggagtgtcaactgcaccgctcagcttggtgtcatttgcaaacttgctgagggtgcacttgatcccactatgtcattgatgaagatattaaacagtactgatCCCAGTAgggacccttgagggacaccactcatcaccagtctccatctggacatcgagcctctggatgcgaccatccagccagttcctcatccactgaacagtccacctATCAAACCtgtatctctccaatttagagagaaggacGCTTGGGGGACCGTGTGAAAGgctttacagaagtccagactgatgacatctgtagctcttcccttgtccactcaTGTggtcactccatcatagaaggccactaggttggtcaggcaggacttggccttggtgaagccatgctggctgccttggatCACCCCCCTGTCCTCCATATtccttagcatagcttctaggaggatctgttccatgatcttcccaggtacagaggtgaggctgacacACAAGGGCAATGAGGGGACAAGGCAGGAGCTGTAGTGGGCCAGGCAGCCCCTTCCAAACCACAAGCCTTTATTTGTTGTCCAGGCAGAGCCACAAAGGCAGCCCAGTCAAGCCAAACTCTAGCAGAGCCCTAGGTTTGGCTGAATATCAGCAGATGGAGTGGGAAGAGGAGCTGGGAACCCAGGGTATGGTGGGAGCATGGACCGTCCCTCAGCCTGAGCCCATGTGAGTCAGGGACTGGGAAATCTGGTGTACAGTTCCTGcttccagaaaagcagaaacaaaatcaaagtcTAAAAAAAGGAACTACAGAAAGTCACATTCAAAGGCCTCAAAACAGCAGTAAGCACAAGCTAGGAGGTGAAGGgtgtgaggaaagaaaaagctcacAACCCTCTTGGCCtcctgttttcctcttgctctcCTGAGTTGGATGGGACCTTCAGGGCTGGTCACAGTTACAGGACAGCCAGGAGCCTGGCAGCCATCGGCACTGAGCTGGGGTCATCCTCCCCATCTTCTCCACTCCTTCACTGCTCTGAATGTCTCCTGTGAtcctgggcaggggctgcagtgaCTGATCTCCATCCTGGCCACCTTTACCTGTGAAGACCAACAGCACCCAGGGCAGAGGCTGTTGCATGCCCTCAGCTGTGTGTGGAGCCCAcaccagcacagctgcctgTACACATGAGTGTCTGAGACAGTGCCTGCCACAACCCAACCCCTTTGTCCCAGCTGTCCCCAACTACATGTCCCCAGAGGTGCCCACCAGTGCCCAGGTGAGAACAGCAGTCCCTCAGCCTGACCCTCCTGAGACCCTTCCCCGTAGATCTCTCCCCTGAGGGGGGTGAAACAGCCATAGGTCCCTCAGAGGGCTGAGCCATGTCCCAACCTTCGGGATGCCTGTCTTTGCTGCCTGGAGCCACACTATgctgctgtgtggggctgagtggGCAGAGCCATCCTGACCAttcccagcactgcagggctggggcaaaTGGGGAAGCATGTCAGTGAGGAGGATGAGCAGATGTTTCTCCTGAGGGTCAGACTCCCGTGGGAGatctctgctctccttccaGCTACCATCCAGCCCTACAGCCCTTTCTGTAAAGGTGGTCCagaaaattgcattttcatACCTTTTTAATTAACCTCCTTGGCATTGCTGGGGAAAGACTTCCTTctcctggaaaggaaaaggtgagTAAGAGACTGGCATTGCCCAAGGCCCTGCTGAACCTGTCCCCCACCTACCCACCTGGAAAGCACGAACCACAGGATCCctgcagaaaggaggaggagcaCCAACAGCACAAAAACACCAACGACAGTCCCACGCCATGGGCCCGGAGGCTGCCCTGAAACTAACAGAGAGCTAGAAGTGGGTGCCACAACTTGGGCCACATGCTGGCAATGCTCCAACAACGGCAAAAGCTGTATGCAAGTGTCTAGATGTGTATCTTGGCTAAGGTTTCTTCTAGGATGGAGGATCACCCCATGTATGGGAAATGAAAGGAGTCCTCTGTTCCCATGAGACCCCCCAGGTCCTGTGCTCAGCCAGATCCTCTCCACGGTAAGTGGCCaggctggggaaagggaagatgCAGGAGAGAGGCTTGAGCACATGGAGCAGGGAGACCACTTACCAAGAGAGAAGCTGTAGCACACACAGGTGAACTTCTCTGCCTGTTGGAAGAGGTGGGAGGGAAAGCTCAGGCCgcccctgccccactgcccatACTGGGGGAAAAAGCCTCACGGCCACCAAACACCCCAGCTGTGGCCAAGGAGCCCGGGGACAGTGTCCTGCCAAGGCAGGTGGGCTCTCAGCgcaggggctgggagcagagcccGTACAGCACTGCCGCTCACCATCAGCAGCCAGCCCAGACCCCACCGAGGAGCCCATCCCCAGCTGGCAGCGTCCCTGGGGAGATGGAGCCCCCCGCGGTGGGTACCTGCTGTGAGCGGTGGACGAGGCGGAGAAGGGCCGTGTAGTTGGAGCCCGGCTGGAGGGCAGCATTGTGGTAACCCTCCCCATGGGTCCCGTCACCCAGCACAAAGTCTGTGGGGGCGGTGAGGTTGAGCACGGCGGCCGTGTAGGTGTCAGGCTGCAGGCTGGCGTTGAAGGACTGCGGATCCCCCAGGCAGGCGCCTTCTACCGCTGTGCCGTTGTGCGTCGCAGCCACGATGAGCTGGTGCTCCCTGCAAGGCAGGGTGGTGAGAGGGCtgggggagatggggatggggagagagggatggaggcagctgcaggcaagCGCTGCCAATGGGGAAACCCATCTCGGCGCTGCggagagcagagctgccggGAGCTGCACTCACCTCGCCGCCTGGGAGGGTCGGGCAATGGGGCGGAGGGGAAGCACGGCTGTCCCTTGAGATGGGGAGATGTCGCGGACACTGCGACAGCTGGTGTCGAGAGGGTGTGGGGTGTCTGGAGGGGAAGGCCCGGAGCATGAGACTCAGCAGGCAGCACGGCGGGGGCTACGgagggagcaggggcagccccgggcagtgcaggctgcagagcacagctcctCTGTGCCCAGGCTCCTCCACGCCAGCCAGAGGCCatagggctggggacagcgagCTGCCTCAGCCAGGGCCCAGGCCATGGCCACCCTGGAGGGACTGGGACACAGCAAGCCTTACCTGAACTCTTGGTCTGAAACTCCCACAGCGATGCAGCCCCAGCTCCGGCAGCCGTGAGTCCCTGCATCGTCACCACGTAGCtgctgccggggctgtgctCAGGCAGCGGGTGCTCCGTGACGGAGCCGCTCAGCCGCAGCCGCTCCATCTCCAGGAAGCGGCCGTCCCGTGTGCTCCTCGTCGTGATGTtcagctgggggcaggagacagagctggagggcagcagctgccacctGCCCTCCGGGAACCTGCCCACAGCACAGCGAGGCAGAGCAAAGCACCCCTGCaagcctccccttccctgcgCTTGCCCCAGTTGTGGAAGGCTCCCAGAGAGGCACCAGCAGGAGCCTCAGCCCCATGCGTGGACCTCACGGCAGacgaggggaggagaggaggagttTGGAGACAACACTGAACGCGTCACAGCGGCTGCCTCTTGAGCAAAGGGCCAAGCCTCCGTGAAGAGTGGAGGACAAGCAGGAGGCCGCTCCTTTGAGGAGGTGTCTCTAGGTGGAATGAGCCCGAGGCCAGGACACCGGTATGGTATTGCAACACCGCGGGCACTGTGATGGCTTTCCCCACAAGAGGAGCCCTGaacttccctttcttcctgtgCTAGCTTGGGCTCCAAAGGCTTTGTCTGCATGAAAAGGGGATGACAGTTCCCACAAGGGATACAGGTGGAGGATCCCCGTTTGCCAACGCATCGTCTGAATTTCTCCTGAGATCTTGGGCCGGCCTCACTGCTGTGAGGGTCTTCATGGAAAAGACATCTTGGGAATATGCAAAAAAGGAGctaaccaaaaccagaaaacggCTTCTTTTCACAAACAGAGGTGTGTGGGAACAGGAACCAGCTGGAGCAGACCCACAAGCAACGCCGTCAGGGCCCCTCTTTGCTGGTTTCTCCAGGGAAGAGCTAAGAGGGGCATGATGAACCAGCGTGTCTGCAGCCCTGTCACCCCACTGAGAGGCCTGTCCACAAAGAAGGCATAGAGCACACTGGTAAGGGTCTCACCCTGCCGCAGTGCTAGAAAGCAGGCCTGCACTGTGGGTAACGCCCCAAACCCACGGACAAGGGAGGTGCTTCTAGCCAGGGAAATGCAAAGGAACAAAGCAAGTCTCCCGGAAAAGGGTTTTTCAGAGGACGCCTCAAACCACAGGCTTCCCTGTTGCAAGAACCAGAAACAAGCACGCAAGAGGCACAGGAAAGAGTGGGAGGCCACCCCGGCAGACACATCACCAAGTGCTGCACACTGAGCTGCAAAGTCTGCCAAACCCCAGTCAGCAAACCAAGCGGGGAAGCCCAGAGGGGAGGGAGCacccaccacttctctgggcagcgCCACAGCACGAGGAGTGTTGAGGGTGAGGCAGAAAATGCTCGTGCTCATCACAGCCAGGTGTTCACCCGGAGTGGCTGGGAAGTGCCGGCCATCACGCTTTCCTTTCTCCGctctcccccaggctgcccGCACAGAGCTCCAGGCAGGGAAGCGCCTGGCAAGGTGAGGGGGACAAAGAGGAGCCCACGGTTCCCAGGTACCTGGTATCCAATGATCTCCCctttgcaggagggcagcgCCTGCCACCGGAGGGAACCCGTGCTGGGATccagccacagcttctctggttTGTCGGGCACTGGAAGCACAGGAGGATGGGGTCACACGTGGGGCCAGTGAGGATTTGTCCCCCACAAAGGCTGTACttattgcagcagcagcaatggtgtcatgaggaagggaagagagaggagggCACATGCAGTTCTCTGGGGTCCTGCGCAGCCCCTTTCCCACAGGATCCGAGCAGCTCCAAATCCAAGACCATCACTGCAGGGAGCAGATGCTCAGGCTGAACTGCCAGGCAAAGGGAACATTTATCCTCCTTCCCTATCTGTGACACAGCCCAGGACTGTCCCTTCTCTCCCATACTCGTGTGCACATACCTGTTTCCTTTGTCCTGACCAACCATGTGAAAAGGACCGTGCTGGGTGGCAGGGAGATGGTGACACTGTAGACAGTgaagggctgcagaggcgggCAGGTGAATGTTCCCTCCTGGCCATGTAGCATCTCCTCTCCCTTCACCTCCTCAGCCtcacagggaggggaggaaggcccTGCCAGACGGCACGTGGCCCGCATGCGCTGGCAGGTGTCAGGGAGCCTGCACGTCCAGTTCAGTTTGATGGTGGTGCTGGAAATCTCCAGGGTCTCAGGGAGGACCTGGAGGACCTCTGTGAAGGAAACATCACAAGATGGTCACTCCCTTCCCTTGGCCTCCCAGCCTTGCAAGGGTGCTGCCGTtgggcagccctgctccccacccagCCGGGAGGCAGGGAAAGCGGGAGGCTGAAAGTGGTCACTCCAGGTCTCTGGTAGGGGAGCACAAGGAGTCTGGACAGGAATGAATGTGGCTGGCTGTGTGGACTGCTATTGCTCAAGGCAATTTTCCCCACCGAGTCAAAACTGAGGTCTGCGTGGGTCCCAGCATCTCTACAGTCCAACAGATGCAGCTCTTAGAAAGACCTAACCCTTTGTTGCTCTCCATAGACCCCAGGAGAAAGGTTCCTTTTCCCTGGCAGTATAGTGAGAGATAGAGCTCTAGTACGCTACACGGAGTAGCCCTCCTGCACCACATCCCCAGGAAGGGGATGAGGAGAAAAAGGGCCCCATGCTGCTTCCCCCAGGCCTCACAGGAAaggccaggaggagcaggacCTCAAGGGACTGGGGCACCCACGATGGCCTCGTGCTATGCTCAAAGCTTGCACACTGACTGAGGGACCAGCATTTGAGCCTGGTGCCTTGAGGCATCATCTGAGAAGACAGGGCTATTCCGTGCCTTAGGAACCTGTCACATAAAGTCAGCAGAGCACTCAAGGGGGCCAGACTGGATACCCTGAAATCTTGGTCCACGCATGGAACTGTTTCTAGGGTGGGGGTGGGTTACAGAAGCAccatcccctctccctcccacagACCTCCC encodes:
- the LOC135310517 gene encoding uncharacterized protein LOC135310517 isoform X1, with the translated sequence MTLQLLAPSFLLVFVSLLAAQGQEEPDPKVQAETSETETCQRPWWDSRLRLAPDQENYKKDEEVMLSCPEGFQPSFTHIKCSSEVHSISYGKPIYREVWRRRDSSGRWIRIQSDMRCMEVLQVLPETLEISSTTIKLNWTCRLPDTCQRMRATCRLAGPSSPPCEAEEVKGEEMLHGQEGTFTCPPLQPFTVYSVTISLPPSTVLFTWLVRTKETVPDKPEKLWLDPSTGSLRWQALPSCKGEIIGYQLNITTRSTRDGRFLEMERLRLSGSVTEHPLPEHSPGSSYVVTMQGLTAAGAGAASLWEFQTKSSDTPHPLDTSCRSVRDISPSQGTAVLPLRPIARPSQAAREHQLIVAATHNGTAVEGACLGDPQSFNASLQPDTYTAAVLNLTAPTDFVLGDGTHGEGYHNAALQPGSNYTALLRLVHRSQQFQGSLRAHGVGLSLVFLCCWCSSSFLQGSCGSCFPGEGSLSPAMPRRLIKKVKVARMEISHCSPCPGSQETFRAVKEWRRWGG
- the LOC135310517 gene encoding uncharacterized protein LOC135310517 isoform X2 is translated as MTLQLLAPSFLLVFVSLLAAQGQEEPDPKVQAETSETETCQRPWWDSRLRLAPDQENYKKDEEVMLSCPEGFQPSFTHIKCSSEVHSISYGKPIYREVWRRRDSSGRWIRIQSDMRCMEVLQVLPETLEISSTTIKLNWTCRLPDTCQRMRATCRLAGPSSPPCEAEEVKGEEMLHGQEGTFTCPPLQPFTVYSVTISLPPSTVLFTWLVRTKETVPDKPEKLWLDPSTGSLRWQALPSCKGEIIGYQLNITTRSTRDGRFLEMERLRLSGSVTEHPLPEHSPGSSYVVTMQGLTAAGAGAASLWEFQTKSSDTPHPLDTSCRSVRDISPSQGTAVLPLRPIARPSQAAREHQLIVAATHNGTAVEGACLGDPQSFNASLQPDTYTAAVLNLTAPTDFVLGDGTHGEGYHNAALQPGSNYTALLRLVHRSQQAEKFTCVCYSFSLVSGQPPGPWRGTVVGVFVLLVLLLLSAGILWFVLSRRRKSFPSNAKEVN